Proteins encoded together in one Miscanthus floridulus cultivar M001 chromosome 16, ASM1932011v1, whole genome shotgun sequence window:
- the LOC136512512 gene encoding uncharacterized protein isoform X1, producing the protein MARNPGCTVFIGNLDDKVPERVLYEILIQVGRVVDLHIPRDKETSRPKGYAFAEYETEEIAQYAIKLFSGLVRLQNKTLRFAISGQDKPSSNGNIPVTPRLNSVPQPKQPQPMRSSDTPLPQHTAVNGRSAGYGILPNHSYDARSRAPESSGLPSRGLSNGTYEYSRRVFGSVLNDVSRRATREPVPYPSY; encoded by the exons atggcgaggaACCCGGGCTGCACCGTCTTCATAG GTAACTTGGATGACAAGGTTCCTGAGAGGGTTCTGTACGAAATTCTTATTCAGGTAGGTCGTGTTGTAGACCTACACATACCTCGTGACAAGGAAACTAGCCGACCAAAAGGTTATGCTTTTGCTGAGTATGAAACAGAGGAGATTGCCCAGTATGCCATTAAGCTATTTTCTGGCCTTGTGCGACTTCAAAATAAAACACTTAGATTTGCG ATCTCTGGGCAAGACAAACCCTCATCAAATGGCAATATCCCTGTAACTCCTAGGTTAAACTCTGTACCACAGCCAAAGCAACCTCAACCTATGAGGTCTAGTGATACTCCTTTGCCACAGCATACAGCTGTGAATGGCAGGAGTGCTGGTTATGGCATCTTACCAAATCATTCATACGACGCACGCTCTCGAG CACCGGAGTCAAGTGGGTTACCGAGTAGAGGACTAAGCAACGGTACGTATGAATATAGTAGGCGTGTATTTGGTTCTGTTCTGAATGATGTTAGCCGTCGAGCTACCAGGGAACCAGTTCCATACCCGTCCTACTAG
- the LOC136512512 gene encoding uncharacterized protein isoform X2: MARNPGCTVFIGNLDDKVPERVLYEILIQISGQDKPSSNGNIPVTPRLNSVPQPKQPQPMRSSDTPLPQHTAVNGRSAGYGILPNHSYDARSRAPESSGLPSRGLSNGTYEYSRRVFGSVLNDVSRRATREPVPYPSY; this comes from the exons atggcgaggaACCCGGGCTGCACCGTCTTCATAG GTAACTTGGATGACAAGGTTCCTGAGAGGGTTCTGTACGAAATTCTTATTCAG ATCTCTGGGCAAGACAAACCCTCATCAAATGGCAATATCCCTGTAACTCCTAGGTTAAACTCTGTACCACAGCCAAAGCAACCTCAACCTATGAGGTCTAGTGATACTCCTTTGCCACAGCATACAGCTGTGAATGGCAGGAGTGCTGGTTATGGCATCTTACCAAATCATTCATACGACGCACGCTCTCGAG CACCGGAGTCAAGTGGGTTACCGAGTAGAGGACTAAGCAACGGTACGTATGAATATAGTAGGCGTGTATTTGGTTCTGTTCTGAATGATGTTAGCCGTCGAGCTACCAGGGAACCAGTTCCATACCCGTCCTACTAG